In one Janibacter cremeus genomic region, the following are encoded:
- a CDS encoding methionine ABC transporter permease yields MTTVAAGIAADPRWLDNPVIRDGILTATWETLAMTGVTSLFTLLLGIPVGVVLHATSPGGIAPSPMMNRVVGAVVNVGRSLPFLVLMIAIIPFTRFVVGTSLGWQAACVPLTIGAIPFYARLVEISLREVAGGKVEAVTMMGASRWEITRKVLLPESLPGLVGGLTTTIIAVIGYTAMAGAVGGGGLGAVAMTYGYSRFETDVMIVCVVLLVVIVTIVQVLGDLLARRLDHR; encoded by the coding sequence ATGACCACCGTCGCCGCCGGCATCGCCGCAGACCCGCGGTGGCTGGACAACCCGGTCATCCGGGACGGGATACTCACCGCCACCTGGGAGACGCTCGCGATGACGGGGGTGACCAGCCTGTTCACGCTCCTGCTGGGCATCCCGGTCGGGGTGGTGCTGCACGCCACGTCCCCGGGCGGCATCGCGCCGAGCCCGATGATGAACAGAGTCGTCGGCGCCGTCGTCAACGTCGGTCGCTCGTTACCCTTCCTCGTCCTGATGATCGCGATCATCCCGTTCACGAGGTTCGTGGTCGGGACCTCCCTCGGCTGGCAGGCGGCGTGTGTGCCCCTGACGATCGGCGCCATCCCCTTCTACGCCCGGTTGGTCGAGATCTCGCTGCGCGAGGTCGCCGGCGGCAAGGTCGAGGCGGTGACGATGATGGGCGCCTCCCGTTGGGAGATCACCCGCAAGGTCCTGCTCCCCGAGTCCCTGCCCGGCCTCGTCGGCGGGCTGACGACCACGATCATCGCCGTCATCGGGTACACGGCCATGGCCGGGGCCGTGGGCGGCGGCGGCCTCGGTGCCGTCGCGATGACCTACGGCTACAGCCGCTTCGAGACCGACGTGATGATCGTCTGCGTCGTCCTGCTCGTGGTCATCGTCACGATCGTGCAGGTGCTCGGCGACCTCCTCGCCCGCCGGCTCGACCATCGCTGA
- a CDS encoding alpha/beta fold hydrolase, whose amino-acid sequence MSGSWPRRHPWWTTGSAVLVLALLASVLLWRPGAPDGAVAQERAPEGAGFYQPGPDQVAAGEHGSLIWSRRIVTGPTIGGTTHLLLYRSTSAKGETVAVSGVVSTPAGDPPEGGWPVIAWGHGTTGTADRCAPSRSAADQQTGVYTASMDRMTAGLVEDGYAVLRTDYEGLGTPGPHPYLMGQSAGAAMADIVLAAHELGPDLSDEWVAMGHSQGAQAALFTSRFTGAYTSGLDLRGIVALAPPSQLGAVVEMVGAGRSPSRAEEEAQDRAASTSSTATFLGPLLVAAARTGDVPLEQVVSREGRELLPHLEERCVAELFRPDSFGGVDLEDFLSAEADLERLGRVVGTNDAAELHPKVPVMLVQGARDTTVPQLLSDRLAAQYRDRGTDLEYVRLPGADHISMLEEAAPSVRAWVTGAFDR is encoded by the coding sequence GTGAGTGGTTCCTGGCCCCGGCGGCATCCGTGGTGGACGACGGGCTCCGCCGTCCTCGTGCTCGCCCTCCTCGCGAGCGTCCTGCTCTGGCGACCCGGCGCGCCCGACGGGGCCGTGGCGCAGGAGCGGGCGCCGGAGGGCGCCGGCTTCTACCAGCCGGGTCCCGATCAGGTGGCTGCCGGGGAGCACGGCAGCCTGATCTGGTCGCGCAGGATCGTCACCGGGCCGACCATCGGGGGGACCACGCACCTGCTCCTCTACCGCTCGACGAGTGCGAAGGGGGAGACCGTGGCCGTCTCGGGAGTCGTCTCGACACCCGCGGGCGACCCGCCCGAGGGCGGCTGGCCGGTGATCGCGTGGGGCCACGGGACCACCGGGACAGCCGACCGGTGCGCGCCCTCACGATCCGCGGCCGACCAGCAGACCGGCGTCTACACCGCGTCGATGGACCGGATGACCGCCGGGCTCGTCGAGGACGGCTACGCCGTCCTGCGCACGGACTACGAGGGCCTGGGGACTCCGGGCCCGCACCCCTATCTCATGGGCCAGTCGGCGGGTGCGGCGATGGCCGACATCGTGCTGGCAGCCCACGAGCTCGGGCCGGACCTGTCCGACGAGTGGGTCGCGATGGGGCACTCACAGGGAGCGCAGGCGGCGCTGTTCACCAGTCGCTTCACGGGCGCCTACACCTCCGGGCTCGACCTGCGGGGCATCGTCGCGCTGGCCCCTCCGAGCCAGCTGGGCGCGGTCGTCGAGATGGTGGGCGCGGGACGCTCCCCCTCGCGGGCCGAGGAGGAGGCACAGGATCGGGCTGCGTCCACCTCGTCCACCGCCACCTTCCTCGGGCCGCTCCTCGTCGCCGCTGCCCGCACCGGTGACGTGCCGCTCGAGCAGGTCGTGAGCCGGGAGGGCCGGGAGCTGCTGCCGCACCTCGAGGAGCGGTGTGTCGCCGAGCTGTTCCGGCCCGACTCCTTCGGGGGCGTCGACCTCGAGGACTTCCTGTCGGCGGAGGCCGACCTGGAGCGGCTGGGTCGGGTCGTCGGGACCAACGACGCGGCAGAGCTGCACCCGAAGGTCCCGGTCATGCTCGTCCAGGGGGCCCGGGACACCACCGTGCCGCAGCTGCTCAGCGACCGCCTCGCCGCCCAGTACCGCGACCGGGGGACCGACCTCGAGTACGTGCGGCTGCCCGGGGCCGACCACATCTCGATGCTCGAGGAGGCGGCACCGAGCGTGCGCGCGTGGGTGACCGGCGCCTTCGACCGTTAG
- a CDS encoding FMN-binding glutamate synthase family protein translates to MKPKSLLLAFAAGTAGLATRDLLQKTHTLKRNFPVVANARFALEKVGPELRQYIVTSNDEERPFSRDQRSWVYASSKRQNNYFGFGTDNDIERVEGYPIFKHRTFSDVAASSSVTDSDRIVLPSAKVLGGPRGRRHAFRPESVVNISAMSYGSLSGNAVTALNKGAERAGILHNTGEGSLSPYHRQGGDLIFQIGTAYFGCRDDTGRFDLAMLKDVVESAPVRAIEIKLSQGAKPGLGGHLPAEKISPEIASTRGIPPDQDCVSPARHTEFDDVDSMLDFVELIAQETGLPVGIKSAVGGNDLWEGLVEHMADGQRGVDYIQIDGGEGGTGAAPLVFSDAVALPYRLAFTRVYSLFAEAGLTDRVTWIGSGKLGLPENALVAFALGADMVSVAREAMLAIGCIQAQKCHTDRCPVGVATQNPWLERGLDPTLKAHRLDNYVRTLRRDLLKVSEACGVWHPGLLTVDDVEILHGERTAVPLGDIYGYQPGWGTLGEADAAQIVDIMSRSATHGETHRLARPTA, encoded by the coding sequence ATGAAGCCGAAGTCCCTCCTCCTCGCGTTCGCCGCCGGGACCGCCGGGCTCGCAACCCGGGACCTGCTCCAGAAGACGCACACGCTCAAGCGCAACTTCCCGGTCGTGGCCAACGCGCGGTTCGCGTTGGAGAAGGTCGGGCCGGAGCTGCGCCAGTACATCGTCACGAGCAACGACGAGGAGCGACCCTTCAGCCGGGACCAGCGCTCCTGGGTCTATGCCTCGTCGAAGAGGCAGAACAACTACTTCGGCTTCGGGACGGACAACGACATCGAGCGGGTCGAGGGCTACCCGATCTTCAAGCACCGCACCTTCTCGGACGTGGCCGCGTCCAGCTCGGTCACCGACTCCGACCGCATCGTGCTCCCCTCGGCGAAGGTGCTGGGCGGACCGCGCGGGCGTCGGCACGCCTTCCGCCCCGAGTCGGTGGTCAACATCTCCGCGATGAGCTACGGCTCCCTCTCCGGCAACGCCGTCACCGCGCTGAACAAGGGCGCCGAGCGCGCCGGGATCCTGCACAACACCGGCGAGGGCTCCCTCTCGCCCTACCACCGCCAGGGCGGCGACCTGATCTTCCAGATCGGCACCGCCTACTTCGGCTGCCGCGACGACACGGGGCGCTTCGACCTGGCGATGCTCAAGGACGTCGTCGAGTCCGCACCGGTCAGGGCGATCGAGATCAAGCTGAGCCAGGGCGCCAAGCCCGGCCTGGGCGGTCACCTCCCCGCGGAGAAGATCTCCCCGGAGATCGCCAGCACCCGTGGCATCCCGCCGGACCAGGACTGCGTCAGTCCGGCGAGGCACACCGAGTTCGACGACGTCGACTCGATGCTCGACTTCGTCGAGCTGATCGCCCAGGAGACCGGCCTGCCGGTCGGGATCAAGTCCGCGGTCGGGGGCAACGACCTGTGGGAGGGCCTCGTCGAGCACATGGCCGACGGCCAGCGGGGCGTGGACTACATCCAGATCGACGGGGGCGAAGGGGGGACCGGCGCGGCGCCCCTGGTCTTCAGCGACGCCGTCGCGCTGCCCTACCGCCTGGCCTTCACCCGGGTGTACTCGCTCTTCGCCGAGGCCGGCCTGACCGACCGCGTCACCTGGATCGGCAGCGGGAAGCTCGGTCTGCCCGAGAACGCCCTCGTCGCCTTCGCGCTCGGGGCCGACATGGTCAGCGTCGCCCGCGAGGCCATGCTCGCCATCGGCTGCATCCAGGCGCAGAAGTGCCACACCGACAGGTGCCCCGTCGGGGTCGCGACGCAGAACCCCTGGCTCGAGCGGGGCCTCGACCCGACACTGAAGGCCCACCGCCTCGACAACTACGTGCGGACCCTGCGGCGTGATCTGCTCAAGGTCTCCGAGGCGTGCGGGGTCTGGCACCCGGGCCTGCTCACCGTCGACGACGTCGAGATCCTCCATGGCGAGCGCACGGCGGTCCCACTCGGCGACATCTACGGCTACCAGCCGGGGTGGGGGACCCTCGGCGAGGCGGATGCCGCGCAGATCGTCGACATCATGTCCCGCTCGGCGACGCACGGGGAGACCCACCGGCTCGCCCGGCCGACCGCCTGA
- a CDS encoding MetQ/NlpA family ABC transporter substrate-binding protein — translation MSHFRSRTRTAALLTLSAIGLTACGAGGGDGAAGPQTGDDGVTTIAIGASPTPHTRILEFIDKELAPEAELDLEITTIADYVQPNVQLQEGTLDANYFQHEPYLEEQISDRGYDFAHYRGIHIEPYALYSDTVEDVGDLPQGAQIGVSNDPANQGRALELLQSADLITLEDGKDATNATLNDIADNPKELEFTATDPAQLVRALEDLDGAVINGNYALEADLVPTQDGLLVEDGEDNPYANFIAVRSEDKDDPALQKLNELARSPEVEAYIEETWPKGGVLPAF, via the coding sequence ATGTCCCACTTCCGTTCCCGCACGCGCACCGCCGCGCTGCTGACTCTCTCGGCCATCGGTCTCACCGCGTGCGGTGCGGGAGGCGGTGACGGGGCCGCCGGCCCGCAGACGGGCGACGACGGTGTCACCACCATCGCCATCGGTGCCTCCCCGACCCCGCACACCAGAATCCTCGAGTTCATCGACAAGGAGCTGGCACCCGAGGCGGAGCTCGACCTGGAGATCACGACCATCGCGGACTACGTCCAGCCCAACGTGCAGCTGCAGGAGGGCACGCTGGATGCCAACTACTTCCAGCACGAGCCCTACCTCGAGGAGCAGATCTCGGATCGCGGGTACGACTTCGCCCACTACCGGGGCATCCACATCGAGCCCTACGCCCTCTACTCCGACACCGTCGAGGACGTGGGGGACCTGCCGCAGGGCGCGCAGATCGGCGTGAGCAACGACCCGGCGAACCAGGGCCGGGCTCTCGAGCTGCTCCAGAGCGCCGACCTGATCACGCTCGAGGACGGCAAGGACGCCACCAACGCGACGCTGAACGACATCGCGGACAACCCCAAGGAGCTGGAGTTCACGGCGACCGACCCGGCCCAGCTCGTGCGCGCTCTGGAGGACCTGGACGGGGCGGTCATCAACGGCAACTACGCCCTCGAGGCAGATCTGGTGCCCACGCAGGACGGCCTGCTCGTCGAGGACGGAGAGGACAACCCCTACGCCAACTTCATCGCCGTCCGGTCCGAGGACAAGGACGACCCCGCGTTGCAGAAGCTGAACGAGCTCGCCCGCTCCCCCGAGGTCGAGGCGTACATCGAGGAGACCTGGCCGAAGGGCGGCGTCCTGCCGGCCTTCTGA
- a CDS encoding AI-2E family transporter, translated as MQTQDTTHSRPRDRGAVIGDGFTRLARWSLRLLLIAVGAALVGWLVGRLWVGIFPVLLALIVATVLWPVTAWLRRHRVPSALAAVVVLLGSLVVFFGVIGAIIPTVVSQAGELADSAAKGLQSLQDWLAKPPFNLDSRTIDDGVSRATQWLQDQGGQIASGALAGASAVGSGLVTLVLVLVLVFFFLKDGPDFLPFVRRTAGERAGDHLTEVCTRAWNTLGGFVRTQAIVALADAVLIGVGLLLLGVPLAFALAVLTFFGAFIPIIGAFAAGALAVLVALVANGPMTALLVLALVVAVQQIEGNVLQPFLQGRSMDLHAGIILLAVTVGSTIFGIVGAFLAVPVAAVGAVVVRYLSEQANLRSGSVRPQDVHPDTDEGRRAAERAERSYLRALSAVDDQDRPRSASDAPPAPPLGPFGRALDRLLG; from the coding sequence GTGCAGACGCAGGACACGACCCACTCCCGACCGCGCGATCGTGGTGCGGTCATCGGGGACGGGTTCACCCGGCTCGCCCGCTGGTCCCTGCGACTGCTGCTCATCGCCGTCGGTGCCGCCCTGGTCGGCTGGCTCGTCGGCAGGCTGTGGGTCGGCATCTTCCCGGTCCTCCTCGCCCTCATCGTCGCCACCGTCCTGTGGCCGGTGACGGCATGGCTGCGACGTCACCGGGTGCCCTCGGCCCTGGCCGCGGTCGTCGTCCTCCTCGGCTCGCTCGTCGTCTTCTTCGGGGTGATCGGGGCGATCATCCCGACGGTCGTCAGCCAGGCCGGTGAGCTGGCCGACTCCGCCGCGAAGGGTCTGCAGAGCCTGCAGGACTGGTTGGCGAAGCCCCCCTTCAACCTCGACAGCCGCACGATCGACGACGGGGTCTCCCGGGCGACGCAGTGGCTGCAGGACCAGGGTGGGCAGATCGCCTCCGGGGCGCTGGCCGGTGCCTCGGCCGTGGGCAGCGGTCTGGTCACGCTCGTCCTCGTCCTCGTCCTGGTGTTCTTCTTCCTCAAGGACGGGCCGGACTTCCTCCCCTTCGTTCGCAGGACCGCGGGGGAGCGGGCCGGCGACCACCTCACCGAGGTGTGCACCCGGGCGTGGAACACCCTCGGGGGCTTCGTGCGCACCCAGGCGATCGTGGCACTCGCCGATGCCGTGCTCATCGGGGTCGGGCTGCTGCTCCTGGGTGTCCCGCTGGCGTTCGCACTCGCGGTGCTGACGTTCTTCGGAGCCTTCATCCCGATCATCGGTGCCTTCGCGGCGGGCGCACTCGCCGTCCTCGTCGCGCTCGTCGCCAACGGGCCGATGACCGCGTTGCTCGTGCTGGCGCTGGTCGTCGCCGTCCAGCAGATCGAGGGCAACGTCCTCCAGCCCTTCCTCCAGGGCCGCTCGATGGACCTGCACGCGGGCATCATCCTGCTCGCCGTCACCGTGGGGAGCACGATCTTCGGCATCGTCGGGGCCTTCCTCGCGGTCCCGGTCGCGGCGGTCGGCGCCGTCGTGGTGCGCTACCTCAGCGAGCAGGCCAACCTGCGGTCCGGCTCCGTGCGCCCGCAGGACGTGCACCCGGACACCGACGAGGGGCGCCGGGCAGCGGAGCGGGCCGAGCGGTCCTACCTGCGGGCGCTCAGCGCCGTCGACGACCAGGACCGCCCCCGGTCGGCCTCCGACGCTCCACCGGCCCCACCACTCGGGCCGTTCGGCCGGGCCCTCGACCGTCTGCTCGGCTGA
- the efp gene encoding elongation factor P, producing the protein MATTNDLKNGMVLNLEGQLWTVVEFQHVKPGKGPAFVRTKLKNVTSGKSIDKTFNAGTKVETSNVDKQTMQYLYNDGTDYIFMDPGTFDQIPVTPEVMGNASKFLLENNEAVVARHEGNVLYVELPPSVELEITYTEPGLQGDRSTGGSKPATLETGAEISVPLFLEQGTRVKVDTRDGSYLGRVN; encoded by the coding sequence GTGGCAACGACGAACGACCTCAAGAACGGCATGGTCCTCAACCTCGAGGGCCAGCTGTGGACCGTCGTGGAGTTCCAGCACGTCAAGCCCGGCAAGGGGCCGGCCTTCGTGCGCACGAAGCTGAAGAACGTCACCAGCGGCAAGAGCATCGACAAGACCTTCAACGCCGGCACCAAGGTCGAGACGTCGAACGTCGACAAGCAGACGATGCAGTACCTGTACAACGACGGCACCGACTACATCTTCATGGACCCGGGCACCTTCGACCAGATCCCCGTCACCCCCGAGGTCATGGGCAACGCGAGCAAGTTCCTCCTCGAGAACAACGAGGCGGTCGTGGCCCGGCACGAGGGCAACGTCCTCTACGTCGAGCTGCCGCCGTCGGTCGAGCTGGAGATCACCTACACCGAGCCGGGCCTGCAGGGTGACCGCTCCACCGGCGGCTCCAAGCCGGCCACCCTCGAGACCGGTGCCGAGATCTCGGTGCCCCTCTTCCTCGAGCAGGGCACCCGCGTCAAGGTCGACACCCGCGACGGCTCCTACCTCGGCCGCGTGAACTGA
- the nusB gene encoding transcription antitermination factor NusB, whose protein sequence is MSARTKARKRAVDLLFEAESREINAGELARERAERPVTPAPLNPYTITAVQGVVAHWTDINDALTTYSQGWGLDRMPDVDRAILRLGAWEILYSEDVPDEVAVSEAVVLATELSTDESPRFINGLLARIVEVKPTLV, encoded by the coding sequence GTGAGCGCACGGACCAAGGCCCGCAAGCGGGCCGTCGACCTGCTCTTCGAGGCGGAGTCACGGGAGATCAATGCCGGTGAGCTCGCCCGGGAGCGGGCCGAGCGACCGGTGACCCCGGCACCCCTGAACCCCTACACGATCACGGCCGTGCAGGGTGTGGTCGCGCACTGGACTGACATCAACGACGCCCTGACGACCTACAGCCAGGGCTGGGGCCTCGACCGGATGCCCGACGTGGACCGGGCGATCCTGCGCCTGGGCGCCTGGGAGATCCTCTACAGCGAGGACGTGCCCGACGAGGTCGCCGTCAGCGAGGCCGTGGTGCTGGCCACGGAGCTGAGCACCGACGAGTCACCACGATTCATCAACGGTCTGCTCGCGCGGATCGTCGAGGTCAAGCCCACGCTCGTCTGA
- a CDS encoding methionine ABC transporter ATP-binding protein, translating into MPRITSYYPSVTAPPLLDIQGLCKEFPSPSGPVVALEDITLSIPRGSIHGIVGRSGAGKSTLIRCLTGLERPTSGNVVLDGTAISSLTGRQLRTARRRFGMVFQHANILDSRTAADNIALPLEIAGWSRAERVARVTELLDLVGLADRADNHPAQLSGGQQQRVGIARALAARPDILLCDEPTSALDATTTRQILDLLRSLRDRLGITVVVITHEPGVVRETCDAVTLLGDGAVLESGDIATVVADPAGRLHRDLIPLPPTPLAADRRHVEVALGAAGATGESVDTVLQLLRDRGIGVEVAAATLETIGGRRVGRIQLEIAPDHVADAVRVLTVARLAPEVVA; encoded by the coding sequence ATGCCTCGCATAACGTCCTATTATCCTTCGGTGACTGCCCCACCTCTGCTCGACATCCAGGGGCTGTGCAAGGAGTTCCCCTCCCCCAGCGGCCCTGTCGTTGCCCTCGAGGACATCACCCTGTCCATCCCGAGAGGCTCCATCCACGGCATCGTCGGCCGCTCCGGCGCCGGCAAGTCCACCCTCATCCGGTGTCTCACCGGACTGGAGCGGCCCACCTCGGGGAACGTCGTCCTCGACGGGACCGCCATCTCGTCCCTGACCGGCCGGCAACTGCGCACCGCGCGCCGGCGCTTCGGCATGGTCTTCCAGCACGCGAACATCCTCGACTCCCGCACGGCAGCCGACAACATCGCCCTCCCGCTGGAGATCGCGGGCTGGTCGCGGGCCGAGCGCGTCGCCCGCGTCACCGAGTTGCTCGACCTGGTCGGTCTGGCCGATCGAGCGGACAACCACCCGGCCCAGCTCTCCGGCGGGCAGCAACAGCGGGTCGGGATCGCCCGTGCCCTGGCGGCGCGGCCGGACATCCTCCTGTGCGACGAGCCCACGTCCGCCCTCGACGCCACGACCACCAGGCAGATCCTCGACCTGCTGCGCTCCCTGCGCGACCGCCTCGGCATCACCGTCGTCGTCATCACCCACGAGCCGGGCGTGGTCCGGGAGACGTGCGACGCGGTCACGCTGCTCGGTGACGGGGCCGTCCTCGAGAGCGGGGACATCGCGACGGTCGTGGCCGACCCGGCCGGACGGCTGCACCGTGACCTGATCCCCCTTCCGCCGACACCCCTCGCGGCAGACCGCCGCCACGTGGAGGTCGCCCTCGGTGCTGCCGGAGCCACCGGCGAGAGCGTCGACACGGTGCTGCAGCTGCTGCGCGACCGGGGCATCGGCGTCGAGGTCGCCGCGGCGACGCTGGAGACGATCGGCGGGCGCCGGGTCGGCCGGATCCAGCTCGAGATCGCGCCCGACCATGTCGCGGACGCGGTGCGAGTGCTCACCGTCGCCCGTCTGGCACCGGAGGTGGTCGCATGA
- a CDS encoding GNAT family N-acetyltransferase — MPTPHPPVRPLAPGDPALAALAAIEDAGSPMFAEVMDVSRWAPAPSGDQRLARPGFVLVAGEPPVGFAHVLDLGGHAHLDQLSVHPDHMRRGTGRGLVSAAQVEAARRGHAAMTLCTFADVPWNAPFYRQLGFREVHETDAPEPVREIRARERAAGLDAGGPRIIMSVPLATTTVEPRPAVSVIPLRDGPGGVEVFVQHRQSTMDFAAGAVVFPGGRCDPGDVAAGAGIPLPPEVEAEHVRRWCRWSPTPSDPREHARTLLATGLRELEEETGMQAAPSSLHPWDRWITPEIVPKRFDVAFYVLPVPHETASQPQHLTSEATRSGWEPAGRLLADLAAGRLTMLTPTRVILEEIVALGEVAAVLGHRPVITGVRDDRPSGRPRPRER, encoded by the coding sequence ATGCCTACCCCACACCCGCCGGTGAGGCCGCTCGCGCCGGGCGACCCGGCGCTGGCCGCCCTCGCAGCGATCGAGGACGCCGGCTCCCCGATGTTCGCCGAGGTCATGGACGTCTCGCGCTGGGCCCCGGCGCCGTCGGGTGACCAGCGGCTGGCACGCCCGGGCTTCGTCCTCGTCGCCGGGGAGCCCCCGGTCGGGTTCGCCCACGTGCTCGACCTCGGCGGTCACGCCCACCTCGACCAGCTCTCGGTGCACCCGGACCACATGCGCCGGGGCACCGGTCGCGGGCTCGTCAGCGCCGCCCAGGTCGAGGCGGCCCGACGGGGCCACGCCGCGATGACGCTGTGCACCTTCGCCGACGTCCCCTGGAACGCACCCTTCTACCGACAGCTCGGGTTCCGTGAGGTCCACGAGACCGACGCCCCCGAGCCCGTCCGGGAGATCAGGGCACGGGAGCGTGCGGCCGGACTCGACGCGGGAGGCCCCCGGATCATCATGTCCGTCCCCCTGGCGACGACCACCGTCGAGCCCCGACCCGCGGTCAGCGTCATCCCGCTGCGGGACGGCCCGGGCGGCGTGGAGGTCTTCGTCCAGCACCGGCAGAGCACCATGGACTTCGCGGCCGGTGCCGTCGTCTTCCCGGGGGGCCGGTGCGACCCCGGTGACGTGGCTGCGGGGGCGGGGATCCCCCTTCCTCCCGAGGTCGAGGCCGAGCACGTCCGGCGCTGGTGCCGGTGGAGCCCGACCCCCAGCGACCCCCGGGAGCACGCCCGGACCCTCCTGGCCACCGGGCTGCGTGAGCTCGAGGAGGAGACCGGGATGCAGGCGGCCCCCTCGTCGCTGCACCCGTGGGACCGGTGGATCACCCCCGAGATCGTCCCGAAGCGCTTCGACGTCGCCTTCTACGTCCTCCCCGTCCCGCACGAGACGGCGAGCCAGCCGCAGCACCTCACGAGCGAGGCGACCCGGTCGGGCTGGGAGCCGGCGGGGCGCCTGCTCGCGGACCTCGCCGCGGGGCGCCTGACGATGCTCACTCCGACGCGCGTCATCCTCGAGGAGATCGTCGCGCTGGGGGAGGTCGCCGCCGTCCTCGGACACCGGCCGGTCATCACGGGAGTGCGTGATGACCGGCCGTCGGGTCGTCCCCGGCCCCGCGAGCGGTAG
- the pyrR gene encoding bifunctional pyr operon transcriptional regulator/uracil phosphoribosyltransferase PyrR — protein sequence MCPDSPPPQATDHPPADREVLSAGDISRALRRIAHEVVERNKGAGNVVLLGIPSRGVELARRLGDLIAEIEGSEVPVGSLDVTMYRDDLRGRPTKTPHQTHFPSAGVDDRVVVLVDDVLYSGRTVRAALDALADYGRPRSVRLAVLVDRGHRELPIRADHVGKNLPTSHSERVTVRLTGHDDVEDSVTISRGER from the coding sequence ATGTGTCCGGACTCGCCGCCCCCGCAGGCCACTGACCACCCCCCGGCAGACCGCGAGGTCCTCAGCGCCGGTGACATCTCCCGGGCGCTGCGCCGCATCGCTCACGAGGTCGTCGAGCGCAACAAGGGGGCCGGCAACGTCGTCCTCCTGGGGATCCCCAGCCGCGGCGTGGAGCTCGCCCGTCGTCTGGGCGACCTCATCGCCGAGATCGAGGGCAGCGAGGTGCCCGTCGGCTCGCTCGACGTGACGATGTACCGGGACGACCTGCGCGGTCGCCCGACGAAGACCCCGCACCAGACGCACTTCCCCTCGGCCGGGGTCGACGACCGCGTCGTCGTCCTCGTCGACGACGTGCTCTACTCCGGCCGCACCGTGCGGGCCGCCCTCGACGCCCTGGCCGACTACGGTCGCCCGCGCTCCGTGCGCCTGGCCGTGCTCGTCGACCGCGGCCACCGGGAGCTGCCCATCCGCGCCGACCACGTCGGCAAGAACCTCCCGACCTCGCACTCCGAGCGCGTGACGGTGCGCCTGACCGGGCACGACGACGTCGAGGACTCGGTGACGATCTCGAGGGGCGAGCGATGA
- the aroB gene encoding 3-dehydroquinate synthase, with the protein MSEVTTIPVGEDYDVLVGHGASTRVAEVLPDGVARVLVVHGAPLATRAAPVVDSLRRAGLDVHVAAVPDAEAAKTVEVASGLWARMGQAGFTRSDAVVAVGGGSVTDLGGWAAAAWLRGVAVVHVPTTVLGMVDAAVGGKTGINTAEGKNLVGAFHTPAAVLCDLDHLHSLPPADLAAGLAEVVKGGFIADPRILELVEADAAGVQDPGSPALREVIERKIAVKVAVVAADLRESGLREILNYGHTLGHAVEHHEQYRMRHGEAVAIGMVFAAELAHRTGHIDAALLNRHRYVLGLLGLPTTYARADFDDLLAALRRDKKTRGATLRLVVLDGLAAPTRLEGPPEDLLREAYAALA; encoded by the coding sequence ATGAGCGAGGTGACGACCATCCCGGTCGGGGAGGACTACGACGTCCTCGTCGGCCACGGGGCCTCCACCCGCGTGGCCGAGGTGCTCCCCGACGGCGTCGCCCGCGTGCTCGTCGTCCACGGTGCACCCCTGGCCACCCGCGCCGCTCCGGTGGTGGACTCCCTTCGCCGGGCCGGGCTCGACGTCCACGTCGCCGCCGTCCCCGACGCCGAGGCGGCGAAGACCGTCGAGGTCGCCAGCGGCCTGTGGGCACGCATGGGGCAGGCCGGGTTCACCCGCAGCGACGCCGTCGTCGCCGTCGGCGGTGGCAGCGTCACCGACCTCGGCGGCTGGGCGGCCGCCGCCTGGCTGCGCGGCGTCGCCGTCGTCCACGTGCCCACCACCGTCCTCGGCATGGTCGATGCGGCCGTCGGCGGGAAGACCGGCATCAACACCGCGGAGGGGAAGAACCTCGTCGGGGCCTTCCACACCCCCGCCGCGGTCCTGTGCGACCTCGACCACCTGCACTCGCTCCCACCCGCCGACCTGGCCGCGGGTCTGGCCGAGGTCGTCAAGGGCGGCTTCATCGCCGACCCGCGGATCCTCGAGCTCGTCGAGGCCGATGCGGCCGGTGTGCAGGACCCCGGCTCACCCGCGCTGCGCGAGGTCATCGAGCGCAAGATCGCCGTCAAGGTCGCGGTCGTCGCCGCGGACCTGCGGGAGTCCGGCCTGCGCGAGATCCTCAACTACGGGCACACGCTCGGCCACGCCGTGGAGCACCACGAGCAGTACCGCATGCGGCACGGGGAGGCGGTGGCCATCGGGATGGTCTTCGCGGCCGAGCTCGCGCACCGGACCGGCCACATCGACGCGGCGCTGCTGAATCGGCACCGCTACGTCCTCGGCCTCCTCGGGCTGCCCACCACGTACGCGCGGGCCGACTTCGACGACCTGCTCGCGGCGCTGCGCAGGGACAAGAAGACCCGTGGCGCCACCCTGCGACTCGTCGTGCTCGACGGGCTCGCCGCGCCGACGCGCCTCGAGGGCCCGCCGGAGGACCTGCTGCGCGAGGCCTACGCGGCACTCGCCTGA